Proteins found in one Micropterus dolomieu isolate WLL.071019.BEF.003 ecotype Adirondacks linkage group LG10, ASM2129224v1, whole genome shotgun sequence genomic segment:
- the LOC123977876 gene encoding sorting nexin-14-like isoform X2 has translation MAGILTCLKRGLKVDVLREAGRQYPVFCFLLLSMLSLTVLLNRYIHILMVFWSFLAGVVTFYCSLGPESLLPNILFTIKPRNTQRQEQELFPLGHSCAVCGKVKCKRHRPTLLLENYQPWLDLKVHSKVDASIAEVFELVLENFVFPWYRDITDDEACVDELRMTFRFFASVLIRRVQKVDVPAVFADKVMKAAMKHIEIIAKARDKVKNVEALQQAALDEYGIDLHVALHSRKDELLYLRKLTEMLFPYVMPPKATDCRSLALLLREVMAGSVILPTMDFMADPDTVNLLVLLFVDNSPPEPATEPPSTLVPFLQRYADISNKKSSVLKLELKEIREEQDLLFRFMNFLKQEGAVNVLQFCLTVEEFNDKILSPELSDSELQRLHGEVLDMYETYCLDESIDKISFDKFIVEEIRNIAKGPYADVVKLQTMPCMFEAYEHVLSLLEKVFTPMFCHSDEYFRHLLRGAESPTRNSRINRNASKRGESFGISRIGSKIKGVFKSTTMEGAMLPPSAMNDFGEDLVEEATVVMEDDCPAEPASTPGALRNLSAWSITIPYIDIYDDEAKREKIPVFCIDVERNDRKEAGHETEKWSVYRRYLEFYVLESKLTEFHGTFADAQLPSKRIIGPKNYEFLTSKREEFEEYLQLLVCVQRLLRHPELSNSQLLADFLSPYSMESQFLDRMLPDVNLGKIFKSVPGKLMKEKGQNLEPFIQSFINSCESPKPKPSRPELTILSPSTENNKRLFSDLFKNNANLAESLEWRSNHNCFMDMVPVDGMYDYMMYVGRVAFHIPDWLHHILAAGRILFKNTFEAYMDQYMLSKLEQILQEHHLVSLITQLRDAVFCESSVQRTTEDKQVRAKKTFEEMMKYLPDFVGKCIGEEAKYEGIRLLFEVFQQPLLNKQMTYVLLDIAVQELFPELCKGVKEPMVV, from the exons ATGGCAGGTATTTTAACGTGTTTGAAGCGGGGACTGAAGGTTGACGTGCTGAGGGAAGCTGGCCGTCAGTATCCAGTCttctgcttcctgctgctgtctaTGCTCTCTCTCACCGTGCTGCTCAACAG GTATATCCACATCCTGATGGTCTTCTGGTCGTTTCTGGCCGGTGTCGTCACTTTCTACTGCTCCCTCGGACCAGAGTCCCTTCTACCAAATATCCTCTTCACCATAAAGCCAAGGAACACA CAGCGGCAGGAGCAGGAGTTGTTTCCTCTGGGCCACAGCTGTGCCGTGTGTGGAAAGGTCAAGTGCAAACGTCACCG GCCGACCCTGCTGCTTGAAAACTATCAGCCATGGTTGGACCTGAAGGTTCATTCAAAGGTGGACGCTTCAATAGCAGAG GTGTTCGAGTTAGTTCTGGAGAACTTTGTGTTCCCCTGGTACAG GGACATCACAGATGACGAGGCGTGCGTGGACGAACTGAGGATGACCTTTCGCTTCTTCGCATCAGTGCTCATCCGCCGGGTTCAGAAG GTCGATGTTCCTGCCGTGTTTGCTGACAAAGTGATGAAAGCTGCGATGAAGCATATTGAAATTATTGCAAAAGCTCGAGATAAAG tgaAGAACGTGGAGGCTTTACAACAGGCAGCTCTGGATGAATACGGCATCGACCTCCACGTCGCTCTGCACAGCCGAAAAGACGAACTGCTCTACCTGAGGAAGCTGACCGAGATGCTGTTTCCCTACGTCATGCCTCCCAAAGCAACAGACTGCAG GTCTCTGGCTCTGCTGCTGCGGGAGGTGATGGCTGGATCGGTCATATTACCCACCATGGATTTCATGGCTGACCCT GACACTGTGAACCTCCTGGTGCTGCTCTTTGTTGATAATAGTCCA CCTGAACCAGCCACAGAGCCTCCGTCTACCCTGGTTCCATTTTTACAGAGATATGCAGACATCAGCAACAAGAAGTcgtct GTGCTGAAGTTGGAGCTGAAGGAGATCAGGGAAGAGCAGGATCTCCTTTTTCGTTTCATGAACTTCCTGAAACAGGAAGGAGCCGTGAACGTGCTGCAGTTCTGCCTCACCGTTG AGGAATTCAACGATAAGATCCTGAGTCCGGAGCTGAGCGACTCTGAGCTGCAGCGTCTGCACGGCGAGGTGCTGGACATGTACGAGACCTACTGCCTGGACGAAAGCATCGACAAGATCAGCTTCGACAAGTTCATCGTGGAGGAGATAAGGAACA TCGCTAAAGGTCCGTACGCCGACGTGGTGAAGCTGCAGACGATGCCCTGCATGTTTGAGGCGTACGAACACGTCCTGTCTCTGCTGGAGAAAGTCTTCACCCCGATGTTCTGTCACAGCGACGAA TACTTCAGACACCTGCTGAGAGGCGCCGAGTCTCCAACGAGGAACTCAAGAATTAACAG AAACGCGTCAAAACGAGGCGAGTCGTTCGGGATCAGCAGGATTGGCAGCAAAATCAAAGGTGTGTTCAAGAGCACGACCATGGAGGGAGCCATGCTGCCACCCAGCGCCATGAACGACTTCGGCGAGGATTTG GTGGAGGAGGCGACTGTCGTGATGGAGGACGACTGCCCCGCCGAGCCGGCCAGCACACCGGGCGCCCTGAGGAACCTGTCGGCCTGGAGCATCACCATCCCTTACATCGACATCTACGACGACGAGGCCAAGAGGGAGAAGATCCCCGTCTTCTGCATCGACGTGGAACGCAACGACAGGAAGGAAG CTGGTCATGAAACTGAAAAGTGGTCTGTCTACAGAAGATATCTGGAGTTCTACGTACTAGAATCCAAACTCACCGAATTCCACG GCACATTTGCAGATGCGCAGCTTCCATCCAAAAGAATTATTGGACCAAAGAATTACGAGTTCCTCACATCAAAAAGAGAAGAATTTGAGGAATATTTACAG CTGCTGGTTTGTGTGCAGAGACTCCTGCGGCATCCAGAGCTCAGTAACAGTCAGCTGCtggcagacttcctgtctccGTACAGCATGGAGTCTCAGTTCCTGGACAGGATGCTGCCTGATGTCAACCTGG GAAAGATTTTCAAGTCTGTACCAGGGAAGCTGATGAAAGAG AAAGGACAGAACCTGGAGCCTTTCATCCAGTCCTTCATCAACTCCTGCGAGTCGCCAAAACCCAAACCCAGCAGACCCGAGCTGACCATCCTCAGCCCCTCAACCGAGAACAACAAgcgg CTCTTCAGCGACCTGTTCAAGAACAACGCAAACCTGGCAGAGAGTCTGGAGTGGAGAAGCAACCACAACTGCTTCATGGATATGGTCCCTGTTGACGGCATGTATGACTACATGATGTACGTCG GTCGTGTGGCGTTCCACATACCGGACTGGTTGCACCACATCCTGGCCGCGGGGAGGATCCTGTTCAAGAACACCTTCGAAGCCTACATGGACCAGTACATGCTGTCTAAACTGGAGCAGATCCTCCAGGAGCACCACCTGGTCTCCCTCATCACACAGCTCAGAG ACGCCGTCTTCTGTGAGAGCAGCGTACAGCGAACCACAGAGGACAAACAAGTCAGAGCCAAGAAGACCTTTGAGGAGATGATGAAGTATTTACCAG ACTTTGTGGGAAAGTGCATCGGCGAGGAGGCAAAATACGAAGGCATCCGGCTCCTCTTTGAAGTATTCCAGCAGCCGCTCCTCAACAAGCAG ATGACGTACGTCCTGCTGGACATCGCCGTGCAGGAGCTTTTCCCTGAACTCTGCAAG GGAGTGAAGGAGCCGATGGTCGTGTGA
- the LOC123977876 gene encoding sorting nexin-14-like isoform X1, translating to MAGILTCLKRGLKVDVLREAGRQYPVFCFLLLSMLSLTVLLNRYIHILMVFWSFLAGVVTFYCSLGPESLLPNILFTIKPRNTQRQEQELFPLGHSCAVCGKVKCKRHRPTLLLENYQPWLDLKVHSKVDASIAEVFELVLENFVFPWYRDITDDEACVDELRMTFRFFASVLIRRVQKVDVPAVFADKVMKAAMKHIEIIAKARDKVKNVEALQQAALDEYGIDLHVALHSRKDELLYLRKLTEMLFPYVMPPKATDCRSLALLLREVMAGSVILPTMDFMADPDTVNLLVLLFVDNSPPEPATEPPSTLVPFLQRYADISNKKSSVLKLELKEIREEQDLLFRFMNFLKQEGAVNVLQFCLTVEEFNDKILSPELSDSELQRLHGEVLDMYETYCLDESIDKISFDKFIVEEIRNIAKGPYADVVKLQTMPCMFEAYEHVLSLLEKVFTPMFCHSDEYFRHLLRGAESPTRNSRINRNASKRGESFGISRIGSKIKGVFKSTTMEGAMLPPSAMNDFGEDLVEEATVVMEDDCPAEPASTPGALRNLSAWSITIPYIDIYDDEAKREKIPVFCIDVERNDRKEAGHETEKWSVYRRYLEFYVLESKLTEFHGTFADAQLPSKRIIGPKNYEFLTSKREEFEEYLQLLVCVQRLLRHPELSNSQLLADFLSPYSMESQFLDRMLPDVNLGKIFKSVPGKLMKEKGQNLEPFIQSFINSCESPKPKPSRPELTILSPSTENNKRLFSDLFKNNANLAESLEWRSNHNCFMDMVPVDGMYDYMMYVGRVAFHIPDWLHHILAAGRILFKNTFEAYMDQYMLSKLEQILQEHHLVSLITQLRDAVFCESSVQRTTEDKQVRAKKTFEEMMKYLPDFVGKCIGEEAKYEGIRLLFEVFQQPLLNKQMTYVLLDIAVQELFPELCKQGVKEPMVV from the exons ATGGCAGGTATTTTAACGTGTTTGAAGCGGGGACTGAAGGTTGACGTGCTGAGGGAAGCTGGCCGTCAGTATCCAGTCttctgcttcctgctgctgtctaTGCTCTCTCTCACCGTGCTGCTCAACAG GTATATCCACATCCTGATGGTCTTCTGGTCGTTTCTGGCCGGTGTCGTCACTTTCTACTGCTCCCTCGGACCAGAGTCCCTTCTACCAAATATCCTCTTCACCATAAAGCCAAGGAACACA CAGCGGCAGGAGCAGGAGTTGTTTCCTCTGGGCCACAGCTGTGCCGTGTGTGGAAAGGTCAAGTGCAAACGTCACCG GCCGACCCTGCTGCTTGAAAACTATCAGCCATGGTTGGACCTGAAGGTTCATTCAAAGGTGGACGCTTCAATAGCAGAG GTGTTCGAGTTAGTTCTGGAGAACTTTGTGTTCCCCTGGTACAG GGACATCACAGATGACGAGGCGTGCGTGGACGAACTGAGGATGACCTTTCGCTTCTTCGCATCAGTGCTCATCCGCCGGGTTCAGAAG GTCGATGTTCCTGCCGTGTTTGCTGACAAAGTGATGAAAGCTGCGATGAAGCATATTGAAATTATTGCAAAAGCTCGAGATAAAG tgaAGAACGTGGAGGCTTTACAACAGGCAGCTCTGGATGAATACGGCATCGACCTCCACGTCGCTCTGCACAGCCGAAAAGACGAACTGCTCTACCTGAGGAAGCTGACCGAGATGCTGTTTCCCTACGTCATGCCTCCCAAAGCAACAGACTGCAG GTCTCTGGCTCTGCTGCTGCGGGAGGTGATGGCTGGATCGGTCATATTACCCACCATGGATTTCATGGCTGACCCT GACACTGTGAACCTCCTGGTGCTGCTCTTTGTTGATAATAGTCCA CCTGAACCAGCCACAGAGCCTCCGTCTACCCTGGTTCCATTTTTACAGAGATATGCAGACATCAGCAACAAGAAGTcgtct GTGCTGAAGTTGGAGCTGAAGGAGATCAGGGAAGAGCAGGATCTCCTTTTTCGTTTCATGAACTTCCTGAAACAGGAAGGAGCCGTGAACGTGCTGCAGTTCTGCCTCACCGTTG AGGAATTCAACGATAAGATCCTGAGTCCGGAGCTGAGCGACTCTGAGCTGCAGCGTCTGCACGGCGAGGTGCTGGACATGTACGAGACCTACTGCCTGGACGAAAGCATCGACAAGATCAGCTTCGACAAGTTCATCGTGGAGGAGATAAGGAACA TCGCTAAAGGTCCGTACGCCGACGTGGTGAAGCTGCAGACGATGCCCTGCATGTTTGAGGCGTACGAACACGTCCTGTCTCTGCTGGAGAAAGTCTTCACCCCGATGTTCTGTCACAGCGACGAA TACTTCAGACACCTGCTGAGAGGCGCCGAGTCTCCAACGAGGAACTCAAGAATTAACAG AAACGCGTCAAAACGAGGCGAGTCGTTCGGGATCAGCAGGATTGGCAGCAAAATCAAAGGTGTGTTCAAGAGCACGACCATGGAGGGAGCCATGCTGCCACCCAGCGCCATGAACGACTTCGGCGAGGATTTG GTGGAGGAGGCGACTGTCGTGATGGAGGACGACTGCCCCGCCGAGCCGGCCAGCACACCGGGCGCCCTGAGGAACCTGTCGGCCTGGAGCATCACCATCCCTTACATCGACATCTACGACGACGAGGCCAAGAGGGAGAAGATCCCCGTCTTCTGCATCGACGTGGAACGCAACGACAGGAAGGAAG CTGGTCATGAAACTGAAAAGTGGTCTGTCTACAGAAGATATCTGGAGTTCTACGTACTAGAATCCAAACTCACCGAATTCCACG GCACATTTGCAGATGCGCAGCTTCCATCCAAAAGAATTATTGGACCAAAGAATTACGAGTTCCTCACATCAAAAAGAGAAGAATTTGAGGAATATTTACAG CTGCTGGTTTGTGTGCAGAGACTCCTGCGGCATCCAGAGCTCAGTAACAGTCAGCTGCtggcagacttcctgtctccGTACAGCATGGAGTCTCAGTTCCTGGACAGGATGCTGCCTGATGTCAACCTGG GAAAGATTTTCAAGTCTGTACCAGGGAAGCTGATGAAAGAG AAAGGACAGAACCTGGAGCCTTTCATCCAGTCCTTCATCAACTCCTGCGAGTCGCCAAAACCCAAACCCAGCAGACCCGAGCTGACCATCCTCAGCCCCTCAACCGAGAACAACAAgcgg CTCTTCAGCGACCTGTTCAAGAACAACGCAAACCTGGCAGAGAGTCTGGAGTGGAGAAGCAACCACAACTGCTTCATGGATATGGTCCCTGTTGACGGCATGTATGACTACATGATGTACGTCG GTCGTGTGGCGTTCCACATACCGGACTGGTTGCACCACATCCTGGCCGCGGGGAGGATCCTGTTCAAGAACACCTTCGAAGCCTACATGGACCAGTACATGCTGTCTAAACTGGAGCAGATCCTCCAGGAGCACCACCTGGTCTCCCTCATCACACAGCTCAGAG ACGCCGTCTTCTGTGAGAGCAGCGTACAGCGAACCACAGAGGACAAACAAGTCAGAGCCAAGAAGACCTTTGAGGAGATGATGAAGTATTTACCAG ACTTTGTGGGAAAGTGCATCGGCGAGGAGGCAAAATACGAAGGCATCCGGCTCCTCTTTGAAGTATTCCAGCAGCCGCTCCTCAACAAGCAG ATGACGTACGTCCTGCTGGACATCGCCGTGCAGGAGCTTTTCCCTGAACTCTGCAAG CAGGGAGTGAAGGAGCCGATGGTCGTGTGA
- the LOC123977876 gene encoding sorting nexin-14-like isoform X3, with amino-acid sequence MAGILTCLKRGLKVDVLREAGRQYPVFCFLLLSMLSLTVLLNRYIHILMVFWSFLAGVVTFYCSLGPESLLPNILFTIKPRNTQRQEQELFPLGHSCAVCGKVKCKRHRPTLLLENYQPWLDLKVHSKVDASIAEVFELVLENFVFPWYRDITDDEACVDELRMTFRFFASVLIRRVQKVDVPAVFADKVMKAAMKHIEIIAKARDKVKNVEALQQAALDEYGIDLHVALHSRKDELLYLRKLTEMLFPYVMPPKATDCRSLALLLREVMAGSVILPTMDFMADPDTVNLLVLLFVDNSPPEPATEPPSTLVPFLQRYADISNKKSSVLKLELKEIREEQDLLFRFMNFLKQEGAVNVLQFCLTVEEFNDKILSPELSDSELQRLHGEVLDMYETYCLDESIDKISFDKFIVEEIRNIAKGPYADVVKLQTMPCMFEAYEHVLSLLEKVFTPMFCHSDEYFRHLLRGAESPTRNSRINRNASKRGESFGISRIGSKIKGVFKSTTMEGAMLPPSAMNDFGEDLVEEATVVMEDDCPAEPASTPGALRNLSAWSITIPYIDIYDDEAKREKIPVFCIDVERNDRKEAGHETEKWSVYRRYLEFYVLESKLTEFHGTFADAQLPSKRIIGPKNYEFLTSKREEFEEYLQLLVCVQRLLRHPELSNSQLLADFLSPYSMESQFLDRMLPDVNLGKIFKSVPGKLMKEKGQNLEPFIQSFINSCESPKPKPSRPELTILSPSTENNKRLFSDLFKNNANLAESLEWRSNHNCFMDMVPVDGMYDYMMYVGRVAFHIPDWLHHILAAGRILFKNTFEAYMDQYMLSKLEQILQEHHLVSLITQLRDAVFCESSVQRTTEDKQVRAKKTFEEMMKYLPDFVGKCIGEEAKYEGIRLLFEVFQQPLLNKQMTYVLLDIAVQELFPELCKAGEYSNI; translated from the exons ATGGCAGGTATTTTAACGTGTTTGAAGCGGGGACTGAAGGTTGACGTGCTGAGGGAAGCTGGCCGTCAGTATCCAGTCttctgcttcctgctgctgtctaTGCTCTCTCTCACCGTGCTGCTCAACAG GTATATCCACATCCTGATGGTCTTCTGGTCGTTTCTGGCCGGTGTCGTCACTTTCTACTGCTCCCTCGGACCAGAGTCCCTTCTACCAAATATCCTCTTCACCATAAAGCCAAGGAACACA CAGCGGCAGGAGCAGGAGTTGTTTCCTCTGGGCCACAGCTGTGCCGTGTGTGGAAAGGTCAAGTGCAAACGTCACCG GCCGACCCTGCTGCTTGAAAACTATCAGCCATGGTTGGACCTGAAGGTTCATTCAAAGGTGGACGCTTCAATAGCAGAG GTGTTCGAGTTAGTTCTGGAGAACTTTGTGTTCCCCTGGTACAG GGACATCACAGATGACGAGGCGTGCGTGGACGAACTGAGGATGACCTTTCGCTTCTTCGCATCAGTGCTCATCCGCCGGGTTCAGAAG GTCGATGTTCCTGCCGTGTTTGCTGACAAAGTGATGAAAGCTGCGATGAAGCATATTGAAATTATTGCAAAAGCTCGAGATAAAG tgaAGAACGTGGAGGCTTTACAACAGGCAGCTCTGGATGAATACGGCATCGACCTCCACGTCGCTCTGCACAGCCGAAAAGACGAACTGCTCTACCTGAGGAAGCTGACCGAGATGCTGTTTCCCTACGTCATGCCTCCCAAAGCAACAGACTGCAG GTCTCTGGCTCTGCTGCTGCGGGAGGTGATGGCTGGATCGGTCATATTACCCACCATGGATTTCATGGCTGACCCT GACACTGTGAACCTCCTGGTGCTGCTCTTTGTTGATAATAGTCCA CCTGAACCAGCCACAGAGCCTCCGTCTACCCTGGTTCCATTTTTACAGAGATATGCAGACATCAGCAACAAGAAGTcgtct GTGCTGAAGTTGGAGCTGAAGGAGATCAGGGAAGAGCAGGATCTCCTTTTTCGTTTCATGAACTTCCTGAAACAGGAAGGAGCCGTGAACGTGCTGCAGTTCTGCCTCACCGTTG AGGAATTCAACGATAAGATCCTGAGTCCGGAGCTGAGCGACTCTGAGCTGCAGCGTCTGCACGGCGAGGTGCTGGACATGTACGAGACCTACTGCCTGGACGAAAGCATCGACAAGATCAGCTTCGACAAGTTCATCGTGGAGGAGATAAGGAACA TCGCTAAAGGTCCGTACGCCGACGTGGTGAAGCTGCAGACGATGCCCTGCATGTTTGAGGCGTACGAACACGTCCTGTCTCTGCTGGAGAAAGTCTTCACCCCGATGTTCTGTCACAGCGACGAA TACTTCAGACACCTGCTGAGAGGCGCCGAGTCTCCAACGAGGAACTCAAGAATTAACAG AAACGCGTCAAAACGAGGCGAGTCGTTCGGGATCAGCAGGATTGGCAGCAAAATCAAAGGTGTGTTCAAGAGCACGACCATGGAGGGAGCCATGCTGCCACCCAGCGCCATGAACGACTTCGGCGAGGATTTG GTGGAGGAGGCGACTGTCGTGATGGAGGACGACTGCCCCGCCGAGCCGGCCAGCACACCGGGCGCCCTGAGGAACCTGTCGGCCTGGAGCATCACCATCCCTTACATCGACATCTACGACGACGAGGCCAAGAGGGAGAAGATCCCCGTCTTCTGCATCGACGTGGAACGCAACGACAGGAAGGAAG CTGGTCATGAAACTGAAAAGTGGTCTGTCTACAGAAGATATCTGGAGTTCTACGTACTAGAATCCAAACTCACCGAATTCCACG GCACATTTGCAGATGCGCAGCTTCCATCCAAAAGAATTATTGGACCAAAGAATTACGAGTTCCTCACATCAAAAAGAGAAGAATTTGAGGAATATTTACAG CTGCTGGTTTGTGTGCAGAGACTCCTGCGGCATCCAGAGCTCAGTAACAGTCAGCTGCtggcagacttcctgtctccGTACAGCATGGAGTCTCAGTTCCTGGACAGGATGCTGCCTGATGTCAACCTGG GAAAGATTTTCAAGTCTGTACCAGGGAAGCTGATGAAAGAG AAAGGACAGAACCTGGAGCCTTTCATCCAGTCCTTCATCAACTCCTGCGAGTCGCCAAAACCCAAACCCAGCAGACCCGAGCTGACCATCCTCAGCCCCTCAACCGAGAACAACAAgcgg CTCTTCAGCGACCTGTTCAAGAACAACGCAAACCTGGCAGAGAGTCTGGAGTGGAGAAGCAACCACAACTGCTTCATGGATATGGTCCCTGTTGACGGCATGTATGACTACATGATGTACGTCG GTCGTGTGGCGTTCCACATACCGGACTGGTTGCACCACATCCTGGCCGCGGGGAGGATCCTGTTCAAGAACACCTTCGAAGCCTACATGGACCAGTACATGCTGTCTAAACTGGAGCAGATCCTCCAGGAGCACCACCTGGTCTCCCTCATCACACAGCTCAGAG ACGCCGTCTTCTGTGAGAGCAGCGTACAGCGAACCACAGAGGACAAACAAGTCAGAGCCAAGAAGACCTTTGAGGAGATGATGAAGTATTTACCAG ACTTTGTGGGAAAGTGCATCGGCGAGGAGGCAAAATACGAAGGCATCCGGCTCCTCTTTGAAGTATTCCAGCAGCCGCTCCTCAACAAGCAG ATGACGTACGTCCTGCTGGACATCGCCGTGCAGGAGCTTTTCCCTGAACTCTGCAAG GCAGGAGAGTACTCCAACATCTGA